The genome window GCCGATCCGCAGCGCCTCACCGTCGACCTCTCCGCCTCCGAGGGCCCGGTGCTGCGCGGCGCCAACGGCGCGCTGTACGGGCTCAGCGACGACGGGGTGCCCAGCGACGCCGCCCTCGCACCCCTGAAGATCACCAGCATCTCGCAGAAGCCGGAGGGCGGCGCCCAACACCCCAACGGCGACGCGCTCACCGTCTCCAGGTCGTTCTTCCGCAACGGCGGCGGCGAGGTCCTGGTGATGATGCAGGACATCTATCCCAGGTGGCCGTACGACGACCTGGGCATCGGCGACTACCTCCCCAAGGTCGACAAGATCACCAAGGAGGTCTCGGCCGACCCGAACAGCGACCGTTTCGTCTACATCCCCTTCAACGAACCGGACTTGATCTGGTACGGCCTCAACGCCTCCGACCCGGCGAAGTACGAGGCCAACCGCGACCGGTTCCTCCGCGACTGGAAGGCGGTCCACCAGCGTATCCGGGCCATCGACCCCGACGCCCGTATCGCCGGCCCCAACGAGTCCGGCTACCACTCCCGGCTGATCACCGACTTCCTCACCTTCGCCCAGCGCGAGAACGTCCTGCCCGAGATCATGACCTGGCACGAACTGGGCTCGGGCTCGCTCCGCGACTTCCAGGGCCACTACGACAACTACCGTTCCATCGAGCGGCAGTTGGGCATCGAGCCACTCACCGTCAACATCGACGAGTACGCCAACCGCCGTGACCTCTCCGTCCCCGGCCAACTCGTCCAGTGGGTCTCGATGTTCGAGCGGAACAAGGTGTACGCCAACCAGGCCTACTGGGACGCGGCGGGCAACATGGACGGCAACGTCGTCCGCTCCAACATCCCCAACGGCGGCTGGTGGTTCTTCCGTTGGTACGCGGGCCTGACCGGCAACACGGTGAAGGTCACCCCGCCGCAGGCGAACACCATCGACACCCTCCAGGGCCTCGCCTCCCTCGACACCTCCCGCCGCCAGGCCCAGGTCCTGCTGGGCGGCTCGGCCGCCGACACGGACGTCGTGGTCCGCAAGGTGCCCCGGTCGCTCTTCGGCCGTACGGTCACCGCGACCGTCGCCGAGGCCGCCTGGTCCGGCTACGAGGGGCAGCACGCCGCCCCGCGCGTCCTGTCCCGTACGAAGGTGAGGATCGCGGACGACGGCACGGTGACCGTCCCGCTGCGGGGGCTGCACAAGATGTCGGCCTACCGCGTCGTCCTCACCCCCGGCGGCACGGGCACCCCGACCACCCCGTCCGTCCCCTGGACCGCCTCCCACGAGGCCGAGGACGCCGCCATCACCGACGGCAAGGTCTACACCCAGGGCACCGTGAGCAACGCCAACGGCTACGCGGCCTCCGGCACCAAGGACGTCGGCTCCCTCAACCAGCCCGGCAGCAAGGTCGACTTCACGGTGACGGTCCCGAACGACGGTACATACGACCTGGCGATCCTGTACGGCAACCAGTCCGGGACCCCGGCCACCCAGCAACTGACCATCGACGGCGGCGACCCGGTCACCGTCACCTACCCCTCCACCGAGAACTGGACCTACCGCGCGAAGAAGGACGTCACGGTCCAACTCTCGGCAGGCGACCACCGGTTGACCCTCGCCAAGGGCGCCACCGAGGTCACCCTCGACCGGATCGACCTCACCGCCCGGACCGCCGACCCCGCCGCCTCCTACGAGGCCACCCTCGCCGACATCGGCGGCAAGCCGTCGTACGACTACTCCTCCTCGGCCGGGGTCGGCACCGGCGCCCTCCTGCTGCGCTCCGGCGACAAGGCGGTCTTCGACGTGTACGCCCCGCGCGACGGCTACTACCGGGTGGTGCCCCGGGCGTCGGCGCCGGTGAAGCTCGCCCTGCACGGGCAGTCGGTGGCGGCGGTGCCCGACCGGCCGCTGCGGCTGTACCTCGTCGCGGGCAACAACCGGATCACCGCGACCGCCAAGCACACCGCCGTCCGCGCCCTCGACGTCACCGGCGCGGGCTCCACCACCGGCGCCCTCGCGTACGAGGGCGCCGAGGCCACCCTCGCGGGCGGGGCCAAGCTCGTCGACTCCCCGTACGCCTCGGCCGGTTCGTACATCGGCTGGCTCGGCAACAGCGCGGACAGCACCGCCGAGTTCACGGTGAACGCCCCCGCCTCGGGCCGCTACGTCCTCGTCGTGCACTACGCGCACAACGACCGCCGCGACAACGGCCACGCCTACAACACCGACATCATGTCCCGCACGGCGGACATCACGGTCGGGGACGGCGACCCGCGCACGGTCACCTTCAAGAACACCTGGGGCTGGGACGACTACTGGACCGTGGGCGTCCCCGTCGACCTGAGGAAGGGCGCCAACAAGGTGACCTTCGGCAACGCGGGCGCCTGGGCCCCGAACATCGACCGGATCGAGGTGGGCCGGGTCGTCGGCTAGTACTGCAACCGCATCTGGCGTGACGGATGGTCGGCGGTCTCGTTGGTATGACTGTGTGCTGATGCGCTGACGGTTGAGCAGGTCGAGTCGTGGTCCGAGGGGGTGGCCGGGCTCCATGCCCGGTTCGCCCACCGTTTCGGCAGGTCGGAGCCCCGCGAGCGGGCGCTGGACTACCTGAACGGACTCGTCGCGCCGCTGGAGAAGAAGAACGGGTGGACGCTGTCCGAGCAGGTCGGGCAGCTCCGCCCGGACGGCGTCCAGCGCCTGCTCAACCACTCCGACTGGGACGAGAACGCGGTCCGCGACGATGTGCGCGACTTCGTCGTGGAGACCATCGGAGCCAAGAACGCGGTCCTGATCTGCGACGACACCGGTTTCCTGAAGAAGGGCACCAAGTCCGCCGGAGTCCAGCGGCAGTACACAGGTACCGCCGGCCGCACGGAGAACTGCCAGATCGGGACCTTCCTGGCCTACGCCTCCGCCAGGGGGCGGGCATTGATCGACCGTGAGCTCTACATCCCCGTTTCCTGGACGGATGACCGTGAGCGCTGCCGCGCAGCCGGGATCGACGACGAGATCCCCTTCGCGACCAAGAATGAGCACTGCAAGTGGATGCTGCAACGTGCCGTCGACGCAGGCATCCCGTTCGCGTGGGTCACCGCTGACGAGGCATACGGGCAGGTCAAGCACCTGCGGGTATGGCTGGAGGAACGCAGGATCGCGCACGTACTGGCCACCAAGGTCAACGACACCGTGACCACGGCGGACGGCGGCGACGCCAGGGTGGACCAGTTGGTCGCCGCCCTGCCCAGGCAAGCGTGGAAGCGGGTTTCCGGGGGCCAGGGCGCGCACGGCGAACGGATCTACGACTGGGCCCGCGTCGCCATCCGCCCGTACTGGGAGAACGGCTTCGGGCACTGGGTTCTGGCCCGCCGCAGCATCAGCGACCCCACCGAGATCGCCTACTACGTCTGCTACGGATCGGTGGCCTCCCGGCTGAAAGACCTGGTCAAGGTAGCCGCCGCGAGGTGGGCGGTGGAGGAGTGCTTCCAGACCGCCAAGGGCGAGTGCGGCCTGGACCACTACCAGGTGAGGCTCTACCGGGCCTGGTACCGCCACATCACCCTGGCCATGGCCGCCCTCGCCTACCTGACCGCCGTCCGCGCCGCAGAAGCCGCAAAAGGGGCGGAGCGGACGACGAGCAAGACCTCATACCCCTCAGCGTCCCGGAGATCCGCCGACTGATCGGCCACATCATCGTCACGCCCCGCCACCACAGCAACGACCATCATCTGCACTGGTCACGCTTCCGACGACGCAGCCAGGCCCGTGCCCGCCGCTCCCACTACAAACGCCGAGGCCACAACCCGCAGATGCGGTTGCAGTACTAGGACCCACGCGCACAGGAACGCGGGAGACCTCGCCACCCACGGCCGGGGTCTCCCGCGTGCCAGGTGCCGTCAGGCCCGGTCGACCTCGGCCCGCAGCGCGTTGTACTCCGCGAACGCGGACTCGACGTCGGCGGGGGTGAGGCCGTAGCGGGCCAGGTCGTAGCGGTGCGGCCGGCTGCCCTTGGCGCGGGTCGCGGCCTCCGGGAGCCGGGCGGCGTCGGCCTCGGTCCAGCGG of Streptomyces phaeolivaceus contains these proteins:
- a CDS encoding CBM35 domain-containing protein, which translates into the protein MAGTLPADASPTAAAADPQRLTVDLSASEGPVLRGANGALYGLSDDGVPSDAALAPLKITSISQKPEGGAQHPNGDALTVSRSFFRNGGGEVLVMMQDIYPRWPYDDLGIGDYLPKVDKITKEVSADPNSDRFVYIPFNEPDLIWYGLNASDPAKYEANRDRFLRDWKAVHQRIRAIDPDARIAGPNESGYHSRLITDFLTFAQRENVLPEIMTWHELGSGSLRDFQGHYDNYRSIERQLGIEPLTVNIDEYANRRDLSVPGQLVQWVSMFERNKVYANQAYWDAAGNMDGNVVRSNIPNGGWWFFRWYAGLTGNTVKVTPPQANTIDTLQGLASLDTSRRQAQVLLGGSAADTDVVVRKVPRSLFGRTVTATVAEAAWSGYEGQHAAPRVLSRTKVRIADDGTVTVPLRGLHKMSAYRVVLTPGGTGTPTTPSVPWTASHEAEDAAITDGKVYTQGTVSNANGYAASGTKDVGSLNQPGSKVDFTVTVPNDGTYDLAILYGNQSGTPATQQLTIDGGDPVTVTYPSTENWTYRAKKDVTVQLSAGDHRLTLAKGATEVTLDRIDLTARTADPAASYEATLADIGGKPSYDYSSSAGVGTGALLLRSGDKAVFDVYAPRDGYYRVVPRASAPVKLALHGQSVAAVPDRPLRLYLVAGNNRITATAKHTAVRALDVTGAGSTTGALAYEGAEATLAGGAKLVDSPYASAGSYIGWLGNSADSTAEFTVNAPASGRYVLVVHYAHNDRRDNGHAYNTDIMSRTADITVGDGDPRTVTFKNTWGWDDYWTVGVPVDLRKGANKVTFGNAGAWAPNIDRIEVGRVVG
- a CDS encoding IS701 family transposase produces the protein MTVEQVESWSEGVAGLHARFAHRFGRSEPRERALDYLNGLVAPLEKKNGWTLSEQVGQLRPDGVQRLLNHSDWDENAVRDDVRDFVVETIGAKNAVLICDDTGFLKKGTKSAGVQRQYTGTAGRTENCQIGTFLAYASARGRALIDRELYIPVSWTDDRERCRAAGIDDEIPFATKNEHCKWMLQRAVDAGIPFAWVTADEAYGQVKHLRVWLEERRIAHVLATKVNDTVTTADGGDARVDQLVAALPRQAWKRVSGGQGAHGERIYDWARVAIRPYWENGFGHWVLARRSISDPTEIAYYVCYGSVASRLKDLVKVAAARWAVEECFQTAKGECGLDHYQVRLYRAWYRHITLAMAALAYLTAVRAAEAAKGAERTTSKTSYPSASRRSAD